In one Planctomycetia bacterium genomic region, the following are encoded:
- a CDS encoding class I SAM-dependent methyltransferase has product MTQRPVSYHDFPYPRLTFPRTHPAHLGAIARLMAVNAAPPERCRVLELGCASGANLIPMAFGLPESQFLGVDLSAHQIAEAQRVTQDLGLRNVAFQAANLMDLGAELGTFDYVIAHGLYSWVPAPVRDKLLSLCGEVLSPHGVAYISYKTYPGGHVADMVRQMGLYHNHAAEPSEWPRRMGELVQLLRTGIPEKRTAYRAAVLDHTKRMLDESPGALLHDDLEADSEPVYFHQFAAHADRHGLQYLGEAEFPAMRGAGIEPEALERIGAGDDLLEFEQYLDFLYGRSFRATLLCRKDVPLDRALRPERIVDLYVVPEIQPESTDGPNQASGQTEVEAPTSQRYRTVYGLLEVTEPAAQLALAQLARNRSQAMSLPALLDAIHEGASGSAPIELNLGQLAEWVLDWHATGVVELCTWAPKFARQPTTRPKASELARYEAHRGWDVSSLIHRRVRLTDPLARRTLQLLDGHHNREQIVQELLPAVSSAEVNLSHDKRTLTERSDIAAALRRQIDAYLQDFARQALLIA; this is encoded by the coding sequence ATGACACAACGTCCGGTCAGCTATCACGACTTTCCCTATCCGCGCCTGACATTTCCGCGCACCCATCCGGCGCATCTGGGCGCCATCGCCCGGTTAATGGCTGTGAACGCGGCGCCGCCGGAGCGTTGCCGCGTGCTGGAATTGGGCTGCGCCAGCGGCGCCAATCTGATCCCGATGGCATTTGGGCTCCCGGAGAGTCAATTCCTCGGAGTCGATCTATCCGCTCATCAGATCGCCGAGGCGCAACGTGTGACTCAAGATCTGGGCCTGCGGAACGTCGCGTTCCAGGCGGCGAATTTGATGGACCTCGGCGCGGAATTGGGAACCTTTGATTACGTGATCGCGCATGGACTCTATTCCTGGGTTCCGGCCCCGGTGCGCGACAAGTTGCTGTCGCTATGCGGCGAAGTACTGAGTCCCCATGGCGTCGCTTATATCAGCTATAAGACGTACCCTGGCGGCCATGTGGCTGACATGGTCCGTCAGATGGGGCTGTACCACAATCATGCGGCGGAACCCAGTGAATGGCCGCGGCGGATGGGTGAATTGGTTCAATTGTTACGCACCGGCATTCCCGAGAAACGGACGGCCTATCGCGCCGCAGTGCTCGACCACACGAAACGGATGCTCGACGAGTCGCCTGGCGCCCTGTTGCATGACGACCTGGAGGCCGATAGCGAACCGGTCTACTTTCACCAATTCGCGGCCCATGCCGACCGGCACGGCCTGCAATATTTGGGCGAGGCCGAATTCCCCGCCATGCGCGGCGCCGGGATCGAACCCGAAGCGCTCGAACGCATCGGCGCTGGCGACGATTTGTTGGAGTTCGAGCAGTACCTCGATTTTCTTTACGGCCGCAGTTTTCGCGCCACGCTGCTGTGCCGCAAGGACGTGCCGCTCGATCGTGCCCTGCGGCCTGAGCGCATTGTGGATCTTTATGTGGTTCCGGAGATTCAGCCAGAATCGACGGACGGTCCAAATCAGGCAAGCGGTCAAACCGAAGTCGAAGCTCCGACATCGCAGCGCTACCGGACCGTTTATGGATTGCTCGAGGTAACCGAGCCTGCCGCCCAACTCGCGCTAGCTCAATTGGCTCGCAACCGATCCCAAGCGATGTCGCTGCCCGCGCTTCTTGACGCGATCCACGAGGGAGCGTCGGGCAGTGCTCCCATCGAGCTGAACCTCGGCCAACTTGCCGAATGGGTGCTCGACTGGCATGCGACCGGCGTGGTGGAGCTCTGCACCTGGGCGCCGAAGTTCGCCCGCCAGCCGACGACGCGACCAAAGGCGAGTGAGTTGGCGCGCTACGAGGCGCATCGCGGTTGGGATGTCAGCAGCTTGATTCACCGCCGCGTGCGCCTGACGGATCCACTCGCTCGTCGGACGTTGCAATTGCTCGATGGTCACCACAACCGCGAGCAGATTGTGCAAGAATTACTGCCTGCGGTGTCATCGGCGGAAGTCAACTTGAGTCACGACAAGCGGACGCTCACGGAGCGTTCCGACATTGCCGCGGCGCTGCGGCGGCAAATCGACGCGTACCTGCAGGATTTTGCCCGACAAGCGCTATTGATCGCCTAA
- a CDS encoding DUF1579 domain-containing protein, translating into MRKLLSGLGMIALVFVATSLAFAQAPPAQPAPQKEHEWLHQFVGEWETEGEGTAGPSQPPVKCAGTMSARMLGGFWMVSESKNNIAGVEMHAIQTLGYDAEKKQYVGTWVDSMMNHLWQYKGAVDSTGKILTLEADGPNFSQPGKTAKYRDVYEFKSPDLIVTTSGMLGEDGKWVDFMTGQAKRKK; encoded by the coding sequence ATGAGGAAGTTACTGAGCGGGCTGGGAATGATCGCGTTGGTGTTCGTGGCGACTTCGCTCGCATTTGCCCAAGCGCCACCGGCGCAGCCCGCGCCTCAGAAAGAACATGAGTGGCTGCATCAATTCGTCGGCGAATGGGAGACCGAGGGCGAAGGGACCGCGGGGCCGAGTCAACCGCCTGTGAAATGCGCCGGCACGATGTCCGCGCGGATGTTGGGCGGTTTCTGGATGGTCTCCGAATCGAAAAACAACATCGCGGGCGTGGAAATGCACGCCATTCAGACGCTGGGCTATGATGCGGAGAAGAAGCAGTACGTGGGCACGTGGGTGGATTCCATGATGAATCACCTGTGGCAATACAAAGGCGCCGTGGATTCGACGGGCAAAATCCTGACCCTCGAAGCCGACGGACCGAACTTCTCGCAGCCAGGCAAAACGGCCAAGTACCGCGACGTCTACGAGTTCAAATCGCCCGATTTGATCGTTACGACTTCGGGCATGCTCGGCGAGGATGGCAAATGGGTCGACTTCATGACCGGTCAGGCGAAGCGAAAGAAGTAA
- a CDS encoding serine/threonine-protein kinase, giving the protein MRREFHCPAGHVWHAETAADAISSSDCPECGEPGQLLPRRAPGVETIVREPETLAPTFVPPWVEPLPTLIQRSEIETDEVPAAEPANIGSYEIVRELARGGMGVVYLARRHDLDREVALKMIHAGAHAGNEAIRRFRLEAEAISRLEHPNIVRIYDLGEHDARMYLVLEYVPGPNLLRRISGKPQPPLSAARLVATLARAMVFVHARGIVHRDLTPANVLLSRPPGAAESTADDEDLTRLTPKITDFGLAKRLDDESSGTRTGMVMGTPSYMSPEQAAGGRTNIGVASDIYALGAILYELLCGRPPFVGESALATLEQVLQVDPVSPRRLQPRVPRDLETICLRCLEKDPRARYPDATQLADDLERFLRGEPIRARPVGPLQRGWRWGKRRPAAAALIGLSLMCAVMLSAGGWWSNMRITMERDRAEQNFRQALR; this is encoded by the coding sequence ATGCGACGCGAATTCCACTGCCCGGCCGGACACGTTTGGCACGCCGAGACCGCCGCGGACGCAATTTCGTCAAGCGATTGCCCGGAGTGTGGGGAGCCAGGGCAACTTCTCCCGCGACGCGCGCCCGGCGTGGAAACCATCGTGCGGGAACCGGAAACGCTGGCGCCTACCTTCGTGCCGCCGTGGGTCGAACCGCTCCCCACTCTGATCCAGCGATCTGAGATCGAAACCGATGAGGTCCCGGCGGCGGAACCTGCGAACATCGGAAGTTACGAGATCGTCCGCGAGCTTGCCCGGGGCGGCATGGGCGTGGTCTATCTCGCGCGTCGACATGATCTTGATCGCGAAGTGGCGCTAAAAATGATTCATGCCGGCGCTCATGCTGGCAACGAGGCGATTCGCCGTTTCCGGCTCGAGGCGGAAGCGATCTCCCGGCTCGAACACCCGAATATCGTGCGCATCTATGACCTGGGCGAGCACGACGCGCGGATGTACTTGGTGCTGGAATACGTTCCAGGGCCGAATCTGTTGCGGCGCATCAGCGGGAAGCCACAGCCGCCCTTGTCCGCAGCAAGGTTAGTGGCGACGCTGGCCCGAGCAATGGTATTCGTGCATGCGCGTGGCATCGTGCATCGCGATCTCACTCCCGCGAACGTGCTGCTGAGTCGACCGCCGGGCGCGGCGGAAAGTACGGCGGACGACGAAGACCTCACGCGATTGACGCCCAAGATCACCGATTTCGGCCTCGCGAAACGGCTCGATGATGAGAGTTCCGGCACGCGCACCGGCATGGTGATGGGAACGCCGAGTTACATGTCGCCTGAGCAAGCCGCGGGGGGCAGAACCAACATCGGCGTGGCGAGCGACATCTATGCGTTGGGAGCGATTCTTTATGAACTGTTGTGCGGACGACCTCCGTTTGTCGGCGAGTCGGCCTTGGCCACGCTGGAACAAGTGTTGCAAGTCGATCCCGTTTCGCCGCGACGACTGCAGCCGCGCGTGCCGCGGGACTTGGAAACGATTTGCCTGCGCTGCCTGGAAAAGGACCCGCGCGCCCGCTATCCGGATGCGACCCAATTGGCGGACGACCTGGAACGGTTTCTGCGCGGCGAGCCCATCCGGGCGCGGCCCGTAGGTCCCCTGCAGCGGGGCTGGCGATGGGGCAAGCGGCGGCCGGCGGCCGCTGCGCTGATCGGGCTCAGCCTGATGTGCGCCGTAATGTTGAGCGCAGGCGGCTGGTGGTCGAACATGCGAATCACTATGGAGCGAGATCGTGCGGAGCAGAACTTCCGCCAGGCGCTCCGCG